The genomic segment AGGTATTGGTATGTTTAACgttttgtgtaatatttgtgaaaaatatgatattgattGGGAAAATCAACTGTGTGCACAATCATATGATGGGGCATCTTCCATGCAAGGCCAATACTCTGGTGTTCGTGCATACATTCAAGGAAAAAATCCTAGGGCAATATATGTCTGGTGTTTTtctcatattttaaatcttgTTGTGGTGGACACTTGTGATACAAGTAAGACTATGAGAAATTTTTTCGGAGATTTGCAATCATTGATTGCTTTTTTAAGAGCAAGAAAACGTActgcaatatttttaaaccaacaaaaaatatgttatccAGATAAAAGAGTTTGTAGAATGAAAAATTTTTCTTCTACACGTTGGACATCTCATGGCCATGCTTTGAcagttatatttgaaaaatataaagcaCTCACTAATACATTACAAGAGTTATCAAACTCAACTGAACGTGATACATCTTCAATGGCAACAAATTTAGTGTCTACTATTTCTTCATTCAAGTTTGTTACACATttgttattaatgaaaaatatcttTGAGCACACAAATCCATTATCCATACATTTACAATCACCATCATTGGATTTCATCACTGCATTAACTATGGTTGATAACTGTGCTAGGAAACTGTCAGAGTTAAGAAAGGATCTACATTTAGATGTATTATTGGCTGATGCCAAAATGTTTTCCCTGGAAAATGAACTGGAAGAAGTATGGTTTCCAGAAAAACGGGTTCAGAGGCGGAAACTAATGGCTGGAGAAAAATCGAATGATGAAGTAGTATCAAATGCCaaggataattttaaaatacaagtttATTTCACTGTCTTGGATCAAATATGTACATCTATAACTAGCCGATTTTAAGGCTCACGGGAAATTTTATCCGACTTGTCCCTTCTTTCAGTCGATCGACTCATTGCTACAAGTAAAGGATGTCCTAtacctgaaaataattttgtgtatctTGATAAGTGGATTCCAAATTTACAAATCGATCAATTAAAATTGGAATATTCCACTTCTGCATACAGTTtccttaaattaaaatcaaacgtagaaattgaaaaattgtatgaaaatgtaataataagtgAATCAGATACGGATACAAATGTTGATTCAGATGAAAACAATAGTGAagaaactaaaactaaaatgacagttttaaatgtgttaaagttattaaatacatttaacttgATATCTGCATTTCCTAATATGTACATGGCATATAAATTTTTGTGTACCATACCAGCTACATCAGTAAGTAGTGAAAGGAcgttttctaaattaaaattgattaagaCTAGAATTCGTTCGACAATGGTACAAAAACGTCTCGAAAGTTTGATGCTCTTATCATGTGAAAAAGATGTAAAAATTAACCTTGATGAAGCAATAAACAAATATGCCAACACCTCTAAACTACTACAAGAAgcgttattatataagtaacaaCTTATATCATGTTAAAgagtataacttattatttaattattaagaaatatgtttatacctacagttatatattaatacctatgtatagtaatatattaatatgtatatgaccAATGAGTATTCAAAGAATTAAGTTTTAGTTaactaatagtttattttaattaatgttaaaaaaatattgagacttgagttgattataataaagtataatgaagcaattgtcattattaaatatgagaataaaatgatttatgtttacCAATTACATCTGTAACATTGATggaaactatttaataaatgatcataataaatcatcaaaaaaaaaaaaaaaaat from the Acyrthosiphon pisum isolate AL4f chromosome X, pea_aphid_22Mar2018_4r6ur, whole genome shotgun sequence genome contains:
- the LOC103308099 gene encoding zinc finger MYM-type protein 1-like, yielding MLNVLGEMVRENILFKIKKSGVFSFIIDTTKDVSNIEQLSLVIRFINENEVVEERLVALENVSDARGIGMFNVLCNICEKYDIDWENQLCAQSYDGASSMQGQYSGVRAYIQGKNPRAIYVWCFSHILNLVVVDTCDTSKTMRNFFGDLQSLIAFLRARKRTAIFLNQQKICYPDKRVCRMKNFSSTRWTSHGHALTVIFEKYKALTNTLQELSNSTERDTSSMATNLVSTISSFKFVTHLLLMKNIFEHTNPLSIHLQSPSLDFITALTMVDNCARKLSELRKDLHLDVLLADAKMFSLENELEEVWFPEKRVQRRKLMAGEKSNDEVVSNAKDNFKIQVYFTVLDQICTSITSRF